GGTAGCAGCAGGTGACCGCCGGACCTGGGCGGCCGTGCTCGAGCCCGGGGAGCCGTAGGCTGTTTGCGTGCTCTTGCTCGCTCTGGATACCGCCACCCCCGCCGTCACCGTCGCTCTGCACGACGGGAAGGACGTCATCGCCTCGTCGAGTCAGATCGACGCGCGCCGACACGGAGAGTTGCTGCTGCCGGCCGTCGACCGTGTGCTGACCGAGGCGGGGCTGAAGCTCGACGCCGTCACCGGGGTCGTCGTAGGGATCGGTCCGGGCCCGTACACCGGGCTGCGGGTCGGTCTGATGACCGCGGACACGTTCGGGCTGGCGCTCGGCGTCCCCGTGCACGGGCTGTGCACGCTCGACGGCCTCGCGTACGCGTCCGACATGGGGAGCCCCTTCGTCGTGGCCACCGACGCCCGGCGCAAGGAGGTCTACTGGGCGCGGTACGCCGACTCCCGTACACGCGTCACCGATCCCGCCGTCGACCGGCCCGCCGACATCGCCGACCGGGTCGCGGGGCTGCCCGCCGTCGGCGCGGGCGCGCTGCTGTACCCGGACACCTTCCCCAGCGTGCACGAGCCCGAGCATGTGTCGGCCGCGGCGCTCGCGAGCCTCGCCGCCGAGAAGCTGGCGGCCGGCGAGGAACTGCCCGCGCCCCGGCCGCTGTACCTGCGCCGTCCCGACGCCCAGGTCCCCAAGAACTACAAGGTGGTCACCCCCAAGTGACAGCCGTGCTGCGCGAGATGCGCTGGTGGGACATTGATGCCGTGCTCGAGCTGGAGAAGGACCTCTTCCCCGAGGACGCCTGGTCGCGCGGGATGTTCTGGTCCGAGCTGGCCCACGCGCGCGGTCCCGCGGCGACCAAGCGGTACGTTGTCGCCGTCGACGAGGACCGGCTCGTCGGGTACGCGGGCCTCGCCGCGTCCGGAGACCTCGCCGACATCCAGACCATCGCCGTCACCCGCGACCACTGGGGTACCGGCCTCGGCGGGCGGCTGCTGACCGAGCTGCTGCGGGCGGCCACCGCCTTCGAGTGCGCCGAAGTGATGCTGGAGTGCCGGATCGACAACGTCCGCGCCCAGAAGCTGTACGAGCGCTACGGCTTCGAGGCCATCGGCTTCCGGCGCGGCTACTACCAGCCGGGGAACGTGGACGCCCTCGTGATGCGACTGACCGACCCATCAACCTCCGTACAAGGAACCGAGATCAATGGCTGACGAACCTCTGGTCCTGGGGATCGAGACCTCCTGCGACGAGACCGGCGTCGGCATCGTCCGCGGCACGACCCTGCTGGCGGACGCCGTCGCGTCCAGCGTCGACGAGCACGCCCGCTTCGGCGGCGTGGTGCCGGAGGTCGCCTCCCGGGCGCATCTGGAGGCGATGGTCCCGACGATCGACCGCGCGCTGAAGGAAGCCGGGGTGAGCGCCAGGGACCTGGACGGCATCGCCGTCACCGCCGGTCCCGGACTCGCGGGCGCCCTGCTGGTCGGCGTCTCGGCGGCGAAGGCGTACGCCTACGCGCTGGGCAAGCCGCTGTACGGCGTGAACCACCTGGCCTCGCACATCTGCGTGGACCAGCTGGAGCACGGCGCGCTGCCCGAGCCGACGATGGCGCTGCTGGTGTCCGGCGGGCACTC
This genomic window from Streptomyces sp. DG2A-72 contains:
- the rimI gene encoding ribosomal protein S18-alanine N-acetyltransferase — its product is MRWWDIDAVLELEKDLFPEDAWSRGMFWSELAHARGPAATKRYVVAVDEDRLVGYAGLAASGDLADIQTIAVTRDHWGTGLGGRLLTELLRAATAFECAEVMLECRIDNVRAQKLYERYGFEAIGFRRGYYQPGNVDALVMRLTDPSTSVQGTEING
- the tsaB gene encoding tRNA (adenosine(37)-N6)-threonylcarbamoyltransferase complex dimerization subunit type 1 TsaB, with the translated sequence MLLLALDTATPAVTVALHDGKDVIASSSQIDARRHGELLLPAVDRVLTEAGLKLDAVTGVVVGIGPGPYTGLRVGLMTADTFGLALGVPVHGLCTLDGLAYASDMGSPFVVATDARRKEVYWARYADSRTRVTDPAVDRPADIADRVAGLPAVGAGALLYPDTFPSVHEPEHVSAAALASLAAEKLAAGEELPAPRPLYLRRPDAQVPKNYKVVTPK